AGTCGTGTTTAATTATGTtaggttgtgtttaattttaatttaattatttgcattcagaaaaacactttcaaacccccctcccacttcgtgtctgacctaattctcgaaccacagtttggtccttgagagacgacctatgagtcatttcctagttatactgcattcttttatgcacattaaattttgcatgggttgtgacacccatcaaaattttggcgtcgttgccggggaccaacggttcggttttaggtcttttgttgtgtttgtgtgtgttgtgttttgtctcgtgttgtgagtgtgttgttccgttttttgtgtcgtgtcatgtgtgttgtatttagatagctttagtttcatattttcattccattgttcTTCCCCCCCCCCTTTCTatatgtctacctattttgattctgTGAATAATGCTTATTCTGTCAGTACCTATGaatatgattctccttctggatGTTACTCTGATGATTGTGATGAATACTCTGTTGATTTCTGTGCTGAGAGCAATAGGACTCATCCTCccactcatgagagtgctctttcggagccagtttcacttcatgaggatgatgttcatttcGTTCTCACCTTTGGACTAAAACATttgttgcctaagtttcatggttttgcaggtgaatgccctcatagacatttggaggagttctacaccatttgctcttcaatgaaacctccttatgtccctgatgatcacatgtttttaagggcattttcGCATTCACTACAAGgagcagcaagggattggctttatggtcttcctccaggatccatcacttcttgggaagatcttgagcatatgttcttggatgaattcttccttgctcagtatggttacaacaacgatcctggatggaatgaccctagcttgggatggtatgacgCTCCACAGCATTATCAACCATCTCAGAATACTTTTATGCCTCCACTAGTCCAGGAACACCATAGTCAATAGTATGATGCTCCTGCCCAAATAGCTCCTCAACCttctacttctgagcctacaccATGCAAAACATTCAGTTCATGCAAGAGACCAGAGCGTCAATTCACAGTTTGACCAACCAGATGGGGCAGACGACCACTAAGTTCATTCAGGAGCAGTCTCAAGATTCAGAGTTACATTCTCAGACTGTTCAGAATCTGGAAAATGATGTTAGTGTCGTTGACCTAGGAGATGGGAACCAGAGTCTTGTGCtcattgtgccacctactttcccaccttcagatgtccctactcttgcacctgaggagactgataaAGATgttgaggaccaggcagatatgagcagaTAGTTTAAGCCAGGTGGACTTTCTTCGTCTTCCACGATTGAAGGTGATTTACTGATGAATCATCCCTTCCTTGATCCGGTTGTGGAAGACAATTCTCTTTTGGATCAGATTTGGCGGATGAAGTCCTTCCTCAGTACTTCATTTCTTGATCTATTTATGGAAGACACTTCTCtacaagtccaaaattggcaactgcaaccatgaccaggggagttttcttttcccttctcctcctttcctatatttattacacttgtccatgatctgttcaCTGTCCTGATTTTTGATCTTATGCttatgacacattgaggacactgtgtagtttaagtgtggtctattgggggagattttcactttttctttgtttcagtttatgttttctgcgttaaattttttgttttctaggtagtttatgttttgtcttgtgtatagttttgcatgcttctcttgatttctggactttgtttaggttgtagatgtgtctttcacttcattgatactctgattggtttcaaatccttgcttttctctgattgaaagatgattatgatgtttgagagggtgattgattgtgatagaaATACCCTGTAtggaatttgagccacttgatgttctttcttgtgtgatatgtctcttgactgcttgcacatatgccttggctcgactctttttgataattcttgattgatatgcatgtttggaagtgataaaggcagttttgttcttgagcctctctagccagatgaacctaccctgttttgatcctttgatagcccctttgcaCCTATGCTTTTcacatttctttgttttgaagcttatacactagccctaagtgaaaaaccatgtgtaccttaaccttagggaattttggagctttggaattgttttgggaataagtgtggtctcgtGAGGATTCTGATgagttggctagttggttcctcttcttagttatttttgtatatatgtgcACATCTTGTCTCATACGGttttgttatgaaaagagaaaagaaaaagagacaagataagaaaaggaaaaaatacaaaaaaatgagaaaaaaaaaaaaattgtgtgaataatggagtcaagaagaggattgaattagaggttttgggtctgaattgaatgtgtttacacttgttccccattgctcctctatttattttggtttgtagcttctcatccatatttatcctcccttacCCTTGACCCCATCACATCCATAAAaaaccttttgatttgaacatgcatatgtgtttgaatgttgatattagagacttgccaagactgtttgttgcttgctttcttgagtgcattgagttcaatttatttaccctagacacttgagagaaacactgatagtgtgcatctgtgaggttctttgcttttgtttcacctcttgaactgattgattattttgccatgcttgaattgcttggattatttctctgagtatctgttttctttgattttgtgttaGATACTGTCTAccttcctttctttgtccagatttcttgagaattgtgtgattctgtttctttcattgtgagtctttgtttctgtgtgatgagtctgtgtcaattctctgatgtccgttgaactgttccctgatttgcgtcttgattttgctcaagagtgcaaaagactaagtgtggtctattttgatgagtcgatatttaatttatttcacttagtttattatgttagaataatcagggaattgtgcttaattgtccggtattttcccgtttttcctaattatgcttaatttgaccgaaaattataattttaattaatttgaattttattagcaaattatttgcattattattttcagggaaaattttggaaacacaatttgggacatttggaggacacaaaataaattcaagactctcaaagtagacattttgaattttagttgtattgtaattttaattgtttaaactttttggacaaacttttgcacattgggccattgctaaaaaaaattatgaggagCCCAAAATTTTAGGGcacttgccctagggtttctttttatttttagggtggaccccaccccaattttaggacacatggccccTTAGAAAAATGCTGCAGCCATCACTCATAATAAGAGATGATTCTCGgctgaaaagaaaatgatggtCAACtataacgttttttttttttatagccTCTTCTCGGGAAAATCATGTTTTTAGTCATTTTAGACTTTGGTTGAATGATATATAGGTCCTGGAACGTTGCCACACTAAATTGCAAAGCCATCTTTTAATGTTCATTCACGCTTGGATTATTTGGGAATTTGCTAGACgccctttcttcttcttcttcttttttttatttggttttattaactttttgttGAAGAAAGTGTTGATTTACGTTCCAGTAGGAGGCACCAAGTTGATTCCCTTTATTGTAAGAAAAACACCAAGCGGCCATTTTCTTTCCGTCCACTGTAGCACGCTGATTATCATTGCCTTTCATTTATCTTTGTGCAATTGTTTTGATATAGGTGTTGAAGGCAGCAGCAACAGCGTCATGGGGAGCCGACACACTTGCAATTGTTTTGATATCATGCTTTGAGAGGATGCTGCTTTCAATAGGAGAAGATATGGTCACGGCCTGCACAACTTGAGAACTCCAAAgatgtgtttatttttatttttattttttttattttttttcctggaaCATTTAATTTGTTCATGCActcttcaattaaaatttattccaGCAAAGTGGTGTTTTGAATTAGGAGGTAACGGCTAGTGGTTCAATGTGGAAGCAGCTTACTCACTCACTTTAACTATGTGTTGAAGCATTTCTTTTTAGTATTTCTGTGATGAATCACATTTAATTTATGAGGTAAATGTTGCTCCTTTTATTCCAAGTTACAATgtgcatttaaattctaatttagcaatttaatttcaagttccatTGTCTTTTAATTCCCCCTATGTTGATTGCACATCTTGTTTTAGGACTGTTCAATTTACTGTTTTCGTTCACTTTAATGTCTTCAATTATGTTTAGTCGTGTTTAATTATGTTAGGtggtgtttaattttaatttaattatttgcattaacaaaacactttcaaacccccccacccacttcgtgtctgacctaattctcgaaccacagtttggtccttgagagacgacctaggagtcatttcctagctatactgcattcttttatgcacattaaattttgcatgggttGCGAGACCCATCACCGTGACAGTTCAAAAGAGGGGAGTTCTCCAATTGCCCACTGAAGATGCATTGCTAGCTCAAAATAAGCTCCTATCTCAACAACTGGATAACTTGTCAAAGATCATTGCTCAACTGCCGAAGGAGATGAGGAATGTTTCACAAGCtcaacaacaactctgtgaattttttggtggtgaccatattaatggtcaatgttcCGTCCCTGTAGAGGAACAAAAAGAGGCGAATTATATGGGCAACCAGTTTCAATATCGCCAGGGTAaattcaaccaaggtaactacaaccaaggttggaagaatcacccaAGCATTCGGAAAAGCCAGAGTAATCAATCTGGACAAATTGGAGACCAATTTAATAGACCACAACAACCATCACTATGGCAACATGTGGCTAGTTTGGCTGAACATGTCAGAAGCTTTAatgagaaatttgaaaaattcttgAAGGTGTACGACTCTCATTATAAGAGTCATGAAGCTAATTTCAAGAATTTGGAAATGCAAATTGGCCAGTTATAAAAAAGGGTGGAAGTCACGAAGAAGAATCAATTTAaggctaatactgaagttaaccctagagAAGATTGTAAAGTTGTGAGCATAGTTGATGAAGgagtggaaaaagaaattattgagttAGAGAGTAGTGAAGATGAGGAtgagaagatggaagaaaaaaaatttgaaagagaaaaatttgaaaaagatgaGAGTGATCTTCCTTACCTGagaggagaagagagaaaagatagTAATTGTTGGCActttagagaaatttttaatcAGATGAAGATTACTATGCCTCTAAATGAAGCACTCCACCAACTTCCTGTCTATTCCAAGCGCATAAAGTATTATCTTGGAGAAATTATAGATCTTGAAGAGGAAGATGCTGAGAAAAAGGAAGGTTGTATTTGGCCTTTGAAAAGGAAGCACCCACCAAaaatgatatgatcatagatggggcaacaatgaagagttttcagagtgacaaaagagcataaaaagagtagaataggtttcaaaggcttgtatttgcctctttgTTTCTCTTCATTAGTTATAGTTGAATAAACGCTTATAaacccttcttttccttttagcacaagcaatgtgggacttcccaTGGCttgtcttaaaagaaaagaagagtaagtaGGCGTCTTAGCTTGTAGCATAAGGAAGCATGGCTAGTATTAGTTTTTGAACTCTAGGAGAGctaggaagcttataaacccttttggaatgagagaattaagcaatgtgggaGTCCCATGTACCTAGGGACGTTGCAGCAGCTGCTGGACAAAAATTGGAGCCTTCCAAGTCCCACATCGCTTGAAACTCTTCACCAAAGTCAttccaaaagctatataagCAACCTAGGGGTTCTCTTTTGTAGAAACCTTTGAATGAATTGAATTCTTGAGTTGAATTGCATTCTTGCATTCCTCTTAGAGATAGTTTTCTATCTCTTCGTCcattttgggcagaccttatcttgcgcAAAGCGAGTGGCGGTCCTTCTTCAGCACTTATCTTGGAGCCTTCTTCAAGTGGCGTGTCTACGAGTCATAAGTTTCCTCTTCTCTACCCttttccgttttttttttttatttcctttccaTTCTCTTGTATGTCATTTAGTATATTCTCTCTAGGTGTGCACTTCCCCATcaaaaaatgaaggatccaggaagtCTTACTATCCCATGCGCCATTGGAGATGTTAATGTAGGGAGAGCTTTACTTGATTCTGGGTCAGGTATTAATTTAATGGCCTTATCTATGCTGAAAAAGATTGGTGGGTTAACATTGAAGCCGACCAATATTTTTGTGGTTGGGGCGGATGGATCCTCAAAGAGATCTTATGGTGTGGTGGAGGACGTGGTGATTCGTGTTGAGCACCTTCAattcttggttgattttgtaGTGATGGAGATGAAGGCCGATGAGATGGTTCCAttgattcttggaaggccattcTTGAAAATGACCTAAGTATCCATGACGAGATGGTTATGTTAAAAGACCAAGAACACAAGTTGATTTATACTGCCTTTGAAGAGAAGCTGACGCGAATACAAAAGAGGCTAAATATAAAGTGTCAAAGAAAGATGCAGCAGTTGATGGGTCTAAATGTGCTAACAAAGGTAATAATTGTAATGTCATGCAGGTAcaggaagatgaagatgttgataaaGGAGGCATAGTCCATATTGACTTGGAGGATGCACCATTCCAGCTTGGTTTACAAGTgagatacaagaagaagaatTGGTTGGTGAAAGGCCATAAAAAGAATGGAGTGATAGAAATTGAAGCTCCATACTCCAGGAtagtcaagaaggtggaccgaaggcAATTaatgagttggtgtgatgaagaCATCAATATGGAAGAGGAGACGTGAGCTTTATTGTGTCAAGCTAGTGATGTAAAAAGAGCActtactgggaggcaccccagtaATCCaagaacattatttttcttgtgcttaaatttttaaatcttggtgatgtaattatgaacaatttttaaaattttgtgtatTTGGTAGCTTCTACTAAGGGAAGCTAGAAGTTTTATGTACTCACTGAAGGGtgcaggaaggtacacctactgaagggtgttggaaagataagcacttactgacaagtgctagaaaggtttgggtcaggcttgtgacgATAAACAAGCGCTTCTTGGGAGGCACCATAGGATGTTTCTTATCGTCTATTTGTGCTTTTGTTTAGTAGTGTAGAGTTTTTATGGTACTTGGCCTGAACACCTttatctgatgatggtttgacttaATTGACTGTTTGATGAGTATGCTTTATGatgcttgatgtggatgatggTTGACATTGCTTTATATGCTCATATATAGGTGAAGTGTTCACAGACTGTGAATGGATGCATgaatattatgattgtgattaagatgctaagcagggtgatTATGTTATTTGGAATATTGGGTGAAGCCTATTTGTGAagttttgagctctagagtttttgttgatatgtttgttatctacttgaaagcatgaatgatttttcctaaatctttatgattgattgaattgcatgtttgtgtcagatgatcaaggccatttttggaagcccttacttagccaaattttcattccaaagtaaagagaaccatgtgttctaccctttttgaacctaagccttgaACACTttatgtgaacaattttttgaaaaatctttaccttgagttgagttgaaaATAATTGCATGGTATTGGAAAAggtcaagtttggggttgttggaaGAATTGAAAGgtaaagaaaagcattgagctaatgtgttgaatgaaaaagcgtgaaaaagatagaaaagataagcatcaaaagaaaagctcaatgcaaaagaaaaagggaaagttgggaatgagtgagattggtgaaagaGAGAGTGTGTGCTTGAATATGAATGTTTGAATAACTTTCTTAACTcgaggattttgtgatctaggaaaaacaatttttcttgttagcccaacctcattataagccttgaaaagtccttgtgatggaatttatgtgtgagaatgttgattgtagtaaatgaaaggcaattttgttttatgtgacatgtagatagtagagggaaggagtgacttcttaaacacttgagtgattgagtgagaCACCTTATCTGGTGAGgattgattccatgaattcatgattgcatctgtgcttagttaattgattattcataagaataacatctgttgaaaattatatgattatgtgaacactcTGAGTTATGATAAGgtgaagcatgtgtgcatcttgatgagattccattgaaaagctgaattgagtaattacttgttgtgaaagaatgggtttgaatgtgttgaaccatgATGAGGATAGGTGAAAAGctgagttttgttttgtttgcttgaggacaagtaaagttctaagtttggggttgtgataacggttcaaaaaccgttattttcatacttaattttgatacaaaacacaccctttatgacttagaaattaacttcaaaatcatgcaaattgctttagttagtGTAAAAGAGAGTggaagttggttttagagatattatgcttggttttccttattttgacagggttagacgagaattgaatgatggagaatgaagtaggaaggagttggactcaagaaaggatgaaaaaaggtgcaaaggaagaatcacAGCCACCGCTCAGCACCAGTTTCAGCGCTGAGTGCCAGCTTTATGAAAAGAGCCACTGCCATATGCTTAAGCGCCAACGTAGAGGAGAAAAGTTAGAGTTGCGCAAATCATTGAGTGCCAGATCCAGCGCTGAGCATTGGCCTTCTCAGAGACAACACTGCCAAACGCTTGGGCATGAACGCTAAGCGTCCCgcttgagtgtcgcacctaccgctgagcggtgaaaccaGCGCTGAGtgctgtagttgggcttgggacTATTTTCTGGAATTTTTCatagattataaatagatttgtgcgacctttagggttatcttttggcagagaaaagaTGCAAAAACACCCAttctcactccttggaggcggattttggatgcaaaagctccaatcattcaattctagggttatctctttcattcattcctttcaattgatatagtttcaccatgacaatgatgaactaaaaccctttgttgttagagaacgatgtaatccttttgaaactctcttatatcgaagttcttattttattcatatactttagttatcaatagtttgagttttcttctctatactttatgcttccattgtttaactcattcaatgtcatgatcattgattttgtcaatttggacacatacggggaaatctagacgttgttgagatttttgacaacacaaactctatatcaaactggtttttgatgatgataactcaatgcttaataacagtatatatgttccagtattacatgttcttattttgtaatgtttgtcatatccgctgaacatgttttgattgaattactttggatgttcctatgattgattgattgttatagttgtggaacatgcttgtactgaaatgtgagataaaatgtttttgatcatcacacatttctgaaagaaaagatcacaagcaccttttgaacttataattgttgtgacaaagttctagtccattcgaatacactcttaatggatttgaccatgctaaaatctttgtacatattttgtgAACAGGTGTTGTgggagattttgagttgaaaagaatttcaaagtgatttttcatgtgtcagtcgacattgtgaaatgcatatttgactgtgtttctgttgtgtttgaaattctgttaagcgTACAAgctccaatggctatattttcaaaagttagttaaaactgtatgatctcgtcaactgtaataaatgagtcttaattttgttgacttaggagcctttatgttgattgtctgttataactgttttaatatagtcgactgtattagtatgctattcgactatgaatcaatctgatgaaacagaaaactataaatagacagaatgcaaattgttctgtgacttttatgatctgacattttcattttcctatttcagattgaattcgttagaaggtccaagaattctccaagaagacggtgatgatcTTGCTTTAGagagattcagaaggagaagtcattgctcttactgtttgatcaatatctgcaaagaaaaggtgcttctggtttgatcttcataggcttggcatcttgtgaagactgttgtttttgactgaaggcttggcaacctgtgaagtctgctgtgataggcttggcatcctatgaagagtgctggtaacacgttgaggattgtgcGACgtggttgcagattgcaggagaggggattcttgctgcaattctagttttgtgtgtacaactatatttggttttgggttagagaggagatttatatttttgcgtggtgcttctataattccttgttgtaaaaatcgcaaccattatagtgcatttgcttcttgggttggaaggacattggatgtaggtattgttggccgaaccagtataaacacagtgtttgaattttcttatccctacactctttattttccagtcgactataaaccagtataaacacagtgcAACTGCATTTTTCtgctgcattaaattttcaataacttgcatttcaaggaaagataaaaagctttgaatttttcataccaagattgtgaaaagatttttattttgaattaacaccaatgCACTcgcccctcttggtgttaaaagaagccaacctgtttcataacaattggcactagagctggttttcataagatatttgaaaattcagtcgactctgtttttattctatttgactgtaaaacctggggatggcttttGTTTCGCATTCAAAGAAAGCTTATGATTTTAGAATTGATATTATATCTGCTCCTTGTAATTTGAAGTTAAAATCTGTATCTGATGGATTCTTTGAAAACTTTGAAACAGGTAACTTGGAATGCAAGATAACCAGTTATGAAGAATCATGTTCAAAAATGCAGAAGACAATCTTGTTAAGCAGCAAGTTtacaaagttcttgaaaaagacGAATAATCAAGATCATTCTGTTGATgccaagaataaagaagaactgATCATGATGGCGAAATCCAGAGTAGTCAAACCCGATTTAGAACAACATTTCAGAAGTCCTACATGGTATCTTGACAACGAGTGTTCGAGACATATGACTGAAGATCCTAAAAAATTCTCAGAAATCTCATATAAAGTCGTTGATCATGTCACATATggtgataacaacaaaggaagaattatcggtataggtaaaataaaaactccttcatcttatgaaattaaaaatgttttgcttgttgaagggttaaagCACAATTTGCTCAACATCAGTTAGCTATGTGACAAGGGATTGAAGATCACATTTGAACCCAAATATTGTCTGATCAGCAATGGAACAACAAATGAGTTACTGCTTGTGGGAAAAAGGATGAACAATATCTAGTTAATCAACTTCGCAGATAATGCATTCGAATTCGTTGTATGCCTGATGACCAAAGAAGAAGATGTGTGGCTATGGCACAAGAGATTGGCTCACATCAGTATGAGTCAATTAAATAAGCTTGTCTCTAAGAAACTGGTAAATGGCCTGCCCAAGATTTAGTTCAAAATTGACAGGTTATGTGATGCGTGTCAAAAGGGAAAGTTAACCAAACAACCATTCAAGAGTAAGAGTGAAATGTCAACAAAAAGACCTCTTTAGTTGCTTCCCATGGATCTATTTGGACCATCCAGAACAAAAAGTCTTGGAGGTAATTCATACGGGCTAGTTATTGTGGATGACTATTCGAGATATACTTGGACCTTTTTCATTTCAGCTAAAAATGATGCACTTAAATTCTTCAAACGATTTACTACTGCCACTCAGAATGAAATGGATCTTAAGATCAAGGCTATCAAAAGTGaccatggaggagaatttcaaaataagaattttgatgaatatttgGCTGAAATGGGAATCACTCATAACTTCTCTGCACCCAGAACACCACAGCAAAATGGAGTGGTGGAAAGGAAAAACAGAGTACTTGAAGAATTGGCAAGATCAATGCTGAATGATAGGGATATACCAAAATATTTCTGGGCTGATGCGGTAAGCACAACATGTTATGTACTGAACAGGACAATCATCAGGTCTATACTAAAACTGACACCATATGAATTGTTGAAAGGCAGAAAGCAAAATATTTCACCCCTGAGAATCTTTGGAAGCAagtgttttgttttgaataatggCAAAGAAAATCTTGGGATATTTGACTCCAAAGCTGACTAAGCAATCTTTATAGGATATTCCCTGACCAGCAAGGCATACCGGGTATATAATAAGAGAACTATGAATTTGGAGGAGTCAATTCATGTTGCATTTGATAAGTTTATCATGAATCCAAATCATTATAAACAACTCAAGATCTATGCTGAAGAAAATCAAAACACAATGAATGAAGAGGTCCCTGAAGAAGCTACTGAGAAAGAAGATGAGGCAGAGCAAGTCGAATCCCCTAAAGCTGAGTCGATTAAAACATGGAAAGtaccaagaaatgtttcaactGAAAATGTGATTGGTGACATGT
The Vigna radiata var. radiata cultivar VC1973A unplaced genomic scaffold, Vradiata_ver6 scaffold_348, whole genome shotgun sequence genome window above contains:
- the LOC106778740 gene encoding uncharacterized protein LOC106778740, translated to MAFVSHSKKAYDFRIDIISAPCNLKLKSVSDGFFENFETGNLECKITSYEESCSKMQKTILLSSKFTKFLKKTNNQDHSVDAKNKEELIMMAKSRVVKPDLEQHFRSPTWYLDNECSRHMTEDPKKFSEISYKVVDHVTYAKNDALKFFKRFTTATQNEMDLKIKAIKSDHGGEFQNKNFDEYLAEMGITHNFSAPRTPQQNGVVERKNRVLEELARSMLNDRDIPKYFWADAIYAEENQNTMNEEVPEEATEKEDEAEQVESPKAESIKTWKVPRNVSTENVIGDMSRGVSTRRQLNQYCMNVAFVSKIEPKKVKEALSDENWMIAMQEELNQFTRNNVWELVPRKPDL